A window from Malaclemys terrapin pileata isolate rMalTer1 chromosome 18, rMalTer1.hap1, whole genome shotgun sequence encodes these proteins:
- the LOC128825656 gene encoding fibrinogen-like protein 1-like protein isoform X2 — protein MAARCPHLLLLAGLLALSAPVLTLEIHNLNILKGPTHAIRNIHPKHLKAVWPKDCSEITWNRVSGVFVIQPTGFHQIVVYCDLNSTSEGWTVLQRNRHDTQITWAESWSTYKYGFGNVQDDYWLGTEYIYRIAKQKVYQVRFVIHDSSGTMKYADYNLFGLEDESKGYRLRLGSYAGTAGDAMAPNNPTTVHDNMKFSTKDLDQDTYGGNCASSYEGGWWYSACHSVRLNVKGSITWGSFCSGNCQASAILIKPASYC, from the exons atgg CTGCCCGGTGCCCTCATCTCCTGCTCCTCGCCGGCCTGCTGGCCCTGTCAGCCCCAGTTCTCACCCTGGAAATACACAACCTGAACATCTTAAAGGGACCCACCCATGCAATCCGGAACATCCACCCAAAGCACCTGAAGGCAG TCTGGCCCAAGGACTGCAGCGAGATAACCTGGAACAGGGTCAGTGGCGTCTTTGTCATCCAGCCCACAGGATTCCACCAGATTGTCGTTTACTGTGACTTGAACAGCACCAGCGAGGGCTGGACGGTCCTCCAGCGGAACCGGCACGACACACAGATCACCTGGGctgagtcctggagcacctacaagtacggcttTGGCAACGTGCAGGATGACTACTGGCTGGGGACGGAGTACATCTATCGGATCGCCAAGCAGAAGGTCTACCAGGTCAGGTTTGTCATCCACGATTCATCCGGCACCATGAAATACGCAGACTACAACCTCTTCGGTCTGGAAGACGAGTCCAAAGGCtacaggctgaggctgggctcTTACGCTGGGACTGCAGGGGACGCCATGGCCCCAAACAATCCTACCACCGTGCATGACAACATGAAGTTCTCCACTAAAGACCTGGATCAGGACACTTACGGTGGGAACTGTGCGTCTAGCTATGAGGGGGGCTGGTGGTACTCGGCTTGTCATTCTGTTCGACTGAACGTCAAAGGGAGCATCACTTGGGGTAGTTTCTGTAGTGGGAACTGCCAAGCCTCCGCCATCCTCATCAAACCAGCGTCCTACTGTtag
- the LOC128825656 gene encoding fibrinogen-like protein 1-like protein isoform X1: protein MAARCPHLLLLAGLLALSAPVLTLEIHNLNILKGPTHAIRNIHPKHLKADQGKGSLRHSRASDPQLPEAHVWPKDCSEITWNRVSGVFVIQPTGFHQIVVYCDLNSTSEGWTVLQRNRHDTQITWAESWSTYKYGFGNVQDDYWLGTEYIYRIAKQKVYQVRFVIHDSSGTMKYADYNLFGLEDESKGYRLRLGSYAGTAGDAMAPNNPTTVHDNMKFSTKDLDQDTYGGNCASSYEGGWWYSACHSVRLNVKGSITWGSFCSGNCQASAILIKPASYC from the exons atgg CTGCCCGGTGCCCTCATCTCCTGCTCCTCGCCGGCCTGCTGGCCCTGTCAGCCCCAGTTCTCACCCTGGAAATACACAACCTGAACATCTTAAAGGGACCCACCCATGCAATCCGGAACATCCACCCAAAGCACCTGAAGGCAG ATCAGGGGAAAGGGAGCCTGCGGCACAGCCGAGCCAGTGACCCGCAGTTACCAGAGGCCCACG TCTGGCCCAAGGACTGCAGCGAGATAACCTGGAACAGGGTCAGTGGCGTCTTTGTCATCCAGCCCACAGGATTCCACCAGATTGTCGTTTACTGTGACTTGAACAGCACCAGCGAGGGCTGGACGGTCCTCCAGCGGAACCGGCACGACACACAGATCACCTGGGctgagtcctggagcacctacaagtacggcttTGGCAACGTGCAGGATGACTACTGGCTGGGGACGGAGTACATCTATCGGATCGCCAAGCAGAAGGTCTACCAGGTCAGGTTTGTCATCCACGATTCATCCGGCACCATGAAATACGCAGACTACAACCTCTTCGGTCTGGAAGACGAGTCCAAAGGCtacaggctgaggctgggctcTTACGCTGGGACTGCAGGGGACGCCATGGCCCCAAACAATCCTACCACCGTGCATGACAACATGAAGTTCTCCACTAAAGACCTGGATCAGGACACTTACGGTGGGAACTGTGCGTCTAGCTATGAGGGGGGCTGGTGGTACTCGGCTTGTCATTCTGTTCGACTGAACGTCAAAGGGAGCATCACTTGGGGTAGTTTCTGTAGTGGGAACTGCCAAGCCTCCGCCATCCTCATCAAACCAGCGTCCTACTGTtag